In a single window of the Haloplasma contractile SSD-17B genome:
- a CDS encoding helix-turn-helix domain-containing protein has protein sequence MTILVNLDKVLKERGLTSTELAKRVGITNANLSILKTGKARAIRFTTLDAICDVLNCQPGDILEHEGEDHDD, from the coding sequence ATGACGATCCTTGTTAATTTAGATAAAGTGTTAAAAGAAAGAGGACTGACATCTACAGAACTGGCTAAAAGAGTCGGTATTACAAATGCAAATTTATCGATATTAAAAACAGGTAAGGCTCGTGCAATACGCTTCACAACGCTTGATGCTATTTGCGATGTCCTTAACTGTCAACCAGGTGATATTTTAGAGCATGAGGGGGAAGATCATGATGATTAA
- a CDS encoding YecA family protein, whose protein sequence is MPNKQDHGKMILDGLMRMKDDFENRRQRDMWKYKYKGNSIHDCLSLLTKDHLNDIRNTLLINIPSNLKKADLLERLETYFYRFLKTIFPYFTNTQYEFIKKLVQNNGILRYKEKDEKIVLFLLKAGIAFPVMMDSEQVVILPKETIEFYETEVETPELINMFKHNTEMIKATKGLLQYYGILSYDMLIKIMVSFYPDLDIDFGAVIRVVKIEVGCNNHLTEYRGYLHLSGIDWKIIDPIIEDPQRANYDYYPINKFRAISAGSPSFLEETPEIKHLMAYLNYNFNINQDELKELMRELVFYIRTGQHMNIYMKLIEANFEISDIEEAQEIANMLQALHNNTRLWPLKGYTPLEARESTPFNVEAPVMETSKVNVQAPFIETFHTKVQAPIMETSQSNIQDSQTNNPTVSKPKVGRNAPCPCGSGKKYKKCCLEL, encoded by the coding sequence ATGCCAAATAAACAAGATCATGGCAAGATGATATTAGACGGTTTAATGCGTATGAAAGATGACTTTGAGAACAGAAGACAGAGAGACATGTGGAAATATAAATATAAAGGAAATTCCATCCATGACTGTCTTTCTCTATTGACGAAAGATCACCTAAATGATATTAGGAATACTCTCTTAATCAATATACCAAGCAATCTAAAAAAGGCTGATCTATTAGAAAGACTAGAAACATATTTTTATAGATTCCTTAAAACTATATTCCCCTATTTTACGAACACACAATATGAATTTATTAAGAAGTTAGTTCAGAACAATGGTATTCTACGGTATAAAGAAAAAGATGAAAAAATCGTATTATTTTTACTAAAAGCAGGAATCGCATTCCCTGTTATGATGGACAGTGAGCAAGTTGTGATACTTCCTAAGGAAACCATTGAATTTTATGAAACAGAAGTAGAAACACCAGAACTAATCAACATGTTTAAACATAATACCGAAATGATAAAGGCTACAAAAGGGTTATTACAGTATTACGGAATTTTATCCTACGACATGCTAATAAAAATAATGGTCTCGTTTTATCCAGATTTAGATATAGACTTTGGTGCTGTAATTCGCGTAGTAAAAATAGAAGTAGGATGTAACAATCACCTTACTGAATATCGTGGCTACCTTCACCTAAGTGGTATAGATTGGAAAATAATTGATCCTATAATAGAGGATCCTCAACGAGCAAACTACGACTACTACCCAATTAATAAATTTAGAGCGATTAGTGCTGGTTCTCCTAGTTTTCTAGAAGAGACACCTGAAATAAAACACTTAATGGCATACTTGAACTACAACTTTAACATCAATCAAGATGAATTGAAAGAGCTCATGAGAGAGCTAGTATTCTATATTAGAACGGGTCAACACATGAATATTTATATGAAGTTAATAGAAGCTAACTTTGAAATTTCTGATATTGAAGAAGCTCAGGAAATCGCAAATATGCTACAAGCACTTCATAACAACACGAGATTGTGGCCATTAAAAGGGTACACGCCGCTCGAGGCAAGAGAAAGTACACCATTCAATGTAGAAGCACCAGTTATGGAAACTTCTAAGGTAAACGTTCAAGCACCTTTTATCGAAACTTTCCATACAAAAGTTCAAGCACCCATTATGGAAACTTCCCAGTCAAACATTCAAGACTCACAAACGAACAACCCTACAGTTTCTAAACCAAAAGTCGGTCGTAACGCCCCCTGCCCTTGTGGTAGTGGAAAGAAATACAAGAAATGTTGCCTTGAATTATAA